One part of the Trichomycterus rosablanca isolate fTriRos1 chromosome 25, fTriRos1.hap1, whole genome shotgun sequence genome encodes these proteins:
- the mrpl34 gene encoding 39S ribosomal protein L34, mitochondrial, with translation MNIILSSCLRSLGTRIRVDSAASSWTQLRSVSSLVFKWTGEEQRTLTSKGSWISQSPPWHYQQVRWGKRGTEYQPKNLKRKRTHGWIKRISTQGGIEVILRRMLKGRKSLSH, from the exons ATGAACATCATTCTGTCGTCCTGTTTGCGCAGTTTGGGGACCAGAATTCG TGTTGACAGCGCAGCTTCCAGTTGGACTCAGCTGCGGTCTGTCAGCTCTTTGGTTTTCAAATGGACCGGGGAAGAACAAAGAACTCTAACCTCCAAGGGATCCTGGATTTCCCAGTCACCGCCCTGGCATTATCAACAGGTCCGCTGGGGCAAAAGAGGCACCGAATATCAACCTAAAAATctgaagaggaagaggacacACGGCTGGATCAAAAGGATCAGCACACAGGGAGGCATCGAGGTGATTCTGCGCAGGATGCTTAAAGGACGCAAATCTCTCTCACACTGA